The proteins below come from a single Pradoshia eiseniae genomic window:
- a CDS encoding aldo/keto reductase, producing the protein MKKQSLGKSELMVPSIAVGCMRIDAMEDRQLDSYLAFCLENGLNFFDHADIYGKGLCETKFGQAVKRMGIQREDLILQSKCGIVPGIMYDFSKEHILKSVDDILKRLGTEYLDVLVLHRPDALAEPEEVAEAFNSLEDSGKVRHFGVSNHKPMQIELLKKAVKQPLLVNQLQLSLPFSTMIANGLEVNMQTDGAVDRDGSVLDYSRLNDMTIQAWSPFQYGFFEGVFIGNQDKFPELNQTLTELAEKYDTTPTAIATAWILRHPAKIQMIAGTTNQGRMEEIVNGSEIQLSREEWYRLYMSSGHILP; encoded by the coding sequence ATGAAAAAACAAAGCCTTGGCAAAAGTGAATTAATGGTGCCATCAATCGCAGTTGGATGCATGAGAATCGATGCGATGGAAGATCGCCAATTAGATTCATACCTTGCCTTTTGTCTGGAAAACGGGCTGAACTTCTTTGACCATGCTGATATTTACGGCAAAGGGTTATGTGAAACGAAGTTTGGACAAGCGGTAAAACGTATGGGAATTCAACGAGAAGACCTCATTCTGCAATCAAAATGCGGCATCGTACCAGGGATTATGTATGATTTTTCGAAAGAGCATATCCTCAAGTCCGTTGATGACATTCTTAAACGTCTTGGTACCGAATACTTAGACGTTCTCGTTCTTCACCGTCCAGATGCATTGGCAGAGCCAGAAGAAGTAGCAGAGGCATTCAATAGCTTGGAGGATTCCGGTAAAGTGCGGCATTTCGGCGTCTCCAACCATAAGCCGATGCAAATCGAATTATTGAAGAAGGCTGTGAAGCAGCCCCTCCTCGTCAACCAGCTGCAATTAAGCCTTCCCTTCTCCACCATGATTGCCAATGGGCTGGAAGTGAATATGCAGACAGACGGCGCGGTCGACCGCGATGGCAGCGTACTGGATTATAGCAGGCTAAATGATATGACGATTCAGGCTTGGTCACCATTCCAGTACGGTTTCTTTGAAGGGGTCTTTATCGGCAATCAGGATAAATTCCCTGAACTGAATCAAACGCTCACTGAGCTAGCTGAGAAATATGATACAACGCCTACCGCGATAGCGACTGCCTGGATTTTGAGACATCCAGCTAAGATCCAGATGATTGCCGGCACGACCAACCAAGGACGGATGGAAGAGATCGTGAACGGAAGCGAGATTCAACTCAGCCGTGAGGAATGGTATCGCCTCTATATGAGCAGCGGTCATATCCTTCCTTAA
- a CDS encoding YqjF family protein, with protein sequence MYSFKETDQRPYPLPRRPWVMTQVWNDLLFLHYSIDPHILRAHVPKELEIDTFNGKAWISIIPLRITGSRVRKMPSLPGISTYIELNVRTYVVYKGVPGIYFFSLDANSLANVLGARAASALPYKLASMEFKQRNHEFYMKSVRTGAKDAYQFEASYERAERMTELWPDTIDFWLLERYCMYSYYGKYILRGDIHHDAWKVSDVKAEIYQNTMLAFLPDNPSMNEPDLLHYARMKRFLFYPLKKVGEAKVS encoded by the coding sequence ATGTATTCATTTAAAGAGACGGATCAGCGTCCATATCCGCTGCCGCGAAGGCCATGGGTGATGACCCAGGTTTGGAATGATTTGCTCTTCTTGCATTATTCAATAGATCCTCACATCCTTCGTGCCCATGTACCGAAGGAGCTTGAAATTGATACATTTAACGGGAAAGCCTGGATTAGCATCATTCCGTTAAGAATAACGGGAAGCAGGGTTCGGAAAATGCCGTCGCTTCCTGGGATTAGTACCTATATTGAGCTTAATGTGCGTACCTATGTTGTCTACAAGGGGGTGCCAGGTATTTATTTCTTTAGCCTTGATGCCAATAGTCTCGCAAATGTGCTTGGGGCAAGGGCGGCATCGGCCCTTCCGTATAAATTAGCTTCCATGGAATTTAAGCAAAGGAATCATGAGTTTTACATGAAGAGCGTGCGGACAGGTGCGAAAGATGCCTATCAATTTGAGGCAAGCTATGAGCGCGCAGAGAGGATGACAGAGCTGTGGCCGGACACAATTGACTTCTGGCTCCTTGAACGGTATTGCATGTATAGCTATTACGGGAAATATATTCTCAGAGGGGATATTCATCATGATGCCTGGAAAGTATCAGATGTGAAGGCAGAAATATATCAGAATACGATGCTAGCCTTTCTTCCTGACAATCCATCTATGAACGAACCGGACCTTCTTCATTACGCGAGAATGAAAAGATTTCTTTTCTATCCATTGAAAAAGGTCGGGGAGGCAAAAGTTTCATAG